The following are encoded together in the Cicer arietinum cultivar CDC Frontier isolate Library 1 chromosome 2, Cicar.CDCFrontier_v2.0, whole genome shotgun sequence genome:
- the LOC101501133 gene encoding protein yippee-like translates to MGRLFVVHLEGKIYSCKHCRTPLALSEDIVSKSFHSRHGKAYLFSKVVNVSVGEKEDRPMLTGMHTVADIFCVGCGSIVGWTYETAHEKSQKYKEGKSVLERFKVSGPDGSNYWVSHETHVGGSDADDA, encoded by the exons ATGGGTAGGTTGTTTGTTGTTCATCTTGAAGGGAAGATCTATAGCTGCAAACACTGTAGAACCCCTCTTGCTCTTTCTGAAGATATTGTTTCCAAG TCTTTCCACAGCAGACACGGGAAAGCTTATCTCTTCAGTAAGGT TGTGAATGTTTCTGTTGGAGAAAAAGAGGACAGACCGATGCTCACTGGAATGCATACCGTGGCTGACATTTTTTGTGTCGGTTGTGGATCAATTGTCGGATGGACATAT GAGACTGCTCATGAAAAAAGTCAGAAATACAAAGAAGGAAAATCTGTTCTCGAACG GTTCAAGGTGTCAGGTCCTGATGGCAGCAATTATTGGGTTAGTCATGAAACACATGTTGGTGGAAGTGATGCAGATGATGCTTAA